The Chryseobacterium oranimense genome contains the following window.
GAAGGATTGACATTCCCGGGACAGCAAAATCCCGTGACGGAGGGGTAAAATACACAGATTATTCACTCAGAATGTTCTTTGAAATGGCTAAAAAACAGGACTGGTACAAAAACACGGTCTTTGTGATCATAGCAGACCACTGTGCATCCAGCGCAGGAAAAACAGAGCTTCCTATGGATAAATACAGAATTCCGGCAATGATATTCTCGGAAGGCTTTATTGAACCTCAGAAGTTTGACAAGCTGATGTCCCAGATCGATGTAATGCCAACCCTTTTTGGACTACTGAATTTCAATTATCAATCTAAATTCCTTGGCCAGGATGTCTTCAAAAAAGAATTCCAGCCTAAAGCTTACATCGCGACTTATCAGGACCTTGGCTTGGTAAAAGACGACCATTTAACCATTATTTCACCTGTTAAAAAGGTAAAACAATATTCTTTACAGCTGGAATCCAGCAACCTTGCTCCTGAATTCAAACTGCATTATGATGAAAAGCTGATCAAGAATCCAGAACAAAAATTAGTCAATGATGCTATTTCTGCCTATCAGTCCACATCATTCTGGCTTAAAGAAAAGAAACTTAACCGATAAGATGAGGCACAAAACGGCTTTCGTTATTGGTGATCAGGTGAACACTTTCTCTGATCCCGATACCGGCGGGCTCCTGCCCTATCACCCAGCTGCCAATGACCGGATAATTGCCTTCAAAATTGGGAAGATCAAATAACTGCTGGTAAATAAAACCTTCTTTGCCATAGATACCGTCATTCTCCTCAACAGCGAGGTTATTTTTGTGCAGGATTACATTTGCCCCTTCTCTTGAGTAAATAGGTTTTTTGGCAAAATCTTTCAAGTGGCGCGGTTCAAAATAAGATTCCAGCAAATAAGGATGATCGGGATACATTTCCCAAAGTACCGGCAGAATAGCTTTTGAAGAAAGAAGAATTTTCCAGGCCGGCTCAATCCATTGGGATCTGAAACCGTTTTTCACCAGTTTTTCTCCAAAACCGTCCGCAAGAATCCATTCATAAGGATAAAGCTTGAAAATATACTCCATGATGGAACGGTCTTCGGCTATAAATTCAGAAATATCCTCTGCCCAGCCAATATCCTGAACAGGAATGAATTCCGTATCAAAACCAGCCTGTGAAGCACAATCACGCATATATTCCACGTTGGTAACATCTTCAATGTTGGTAAGAGACGCAAAATAAATATGATGCGGATTCATATAATTCTTAAGATGCTTCCAGTAACCTACCAGTTTCTCATGAATTGAATTGAACTGATCTTTATAGGGAAACAGCTCCTGAAGCCAGTACCATTGGATAACCGAACCTTCATATAAGGAAGTCGGGGTATCGGCATTAAATTCAAGCAATTTCAAATTCTTGCCGTCAAAACCGAAATCAAATCTTCCATAGATCGAAGGATGATCTTCTTCCCAGCTTGTGATAATATAATTGCGAAACCATTCAGGAATATTGAACTTATCCCAAAGATTTTTCTCAATAACATAATCTACCGCTTCCAGGCACATCTGCCATAGTTCGGCAGTGGCACTTTCTATCTTATCAATTTCTTCTGTGCTGAATTGGTAATAATGACTTTCATCCCAATAAAGCCCGTCAAGAGAATGATATCCGAAACCCAGATTTTCAAGTTTATGCTGCCAGTTTTTCCTGAACTGTGACTGAATTCTTTCCATAATTTATGATGAAGCGCTGAAACCGCTTTTTCCCAGCTGACCTCTTACTACATTTCCTTTGAAATTATTCCTTCCGATATTGGATTTGGAACTTATCGCATCACTGTAATAACCAGCTTTCTGGTAAGATCCATAGCTGTAAGCACCATAAGGCCTGAATGCATGATACAGCAGAAGTCCTGTCATAAAACCATGAGTTCTTGTGTAGGAAGCCGTAGTATCGGATCTCATATACACTT
Protein-coding sequences here:
- a CDS encoding glutathionylspermidine synthase family protein — translated: MERIQSQFRKNWQHKLENLGFGYHSLDGLYWDESHYYQFSTEEIDKIESATAELWQMCLEAVDYVIEKNLWDKFNIPEWFRNYIITSWEEDHPSIYGRFDFGFDGKNLKLLEFNADTPTSLYEGSVIQWYWLQELFPYKDQFNSIHEKLVGYWKHLKNYMNPHHIYFASLTNIEDVTNVEYMRDCASQAGFDTEFIPVQDIGWAEDISEFIAEDRSIMEYIFKLYPYEWILADGFGEKLVKNGFRSQWIEPAWKILLSSKAILPVLWEMYPDHPYLLESYFEPRHLKDFAKKPIYSREGANVILHKNNLAVEENDGIYGKEGFIYQQLFDLPNFEGNYPVIGSWVIGQEPAGIGIRESVHLITNNESRFVPHLIG